The following coding sequences lie in one Oncorhynchus masou masou isolate Uvic2021 chromosome 20, UVic_Omas_1.1, whole genome shotgun sequence genomic window:
- the pou4f2 gene encoding POU domain, class 4, transcription factor 2 yields MMMMSLNSKQAFAMAHASLPEPKYSLHSSSSSTLTSNAPSSCSSSRHSSTIISSGGGNSEAMRRGCLPTPPSNIFGGLDESLLARAEALAAVDIVSQTKSHHHPPHHSPFKPDATYHTMNTLPCTSSSSSSSVPISHPSALSGHGHHHHHHHHHHHQPHQALEGDLLDHITPGLALGSMAGPDGSATAHPAHMAGMNHMHQAALNMAHAHGLPSHMGCMSDVDADPRDLEAFAERFKQRRIKLGVTQADVGGALANLKIPGVGSLSQSTICRFESLTLSHNNMIALKPILQAWLEEAEKSHREKLNKPELYNGGEKKRKRTSIAAPEKRSLEAYFAIQPRPSSEKIAAIAEKLDLKKNVVRVWFCNQRQKQKRMKYSACV; encoded by the exons ATGATGATGATGTCTCTGAACAGCAAGCAGGCATTCGCCATGGCCCACGCCAGCTTGCCCGAGCCCAAGTATTCATTGCATTCCTCCTCGTCTTCCACGTTGACTTCGAATGCGCCCTCCTCGTGCTCGTCTTCCCGACACAGTAGCACCATCATCAGCAGCGGCGGAGGCAACTCGGAGGCGATGCGCCGAGGATGTCTCCCAACCCCACCG AGCAATATATTCGGAGGCTTGGATGAGAGTTTGTTGGCCCGCGCTGAAGCTCTGGCGGCGGTGGATATTGTCTCGCAGACCAAGAGCCACCACCATCCTCCACACCACAGTCCCTTCAAGCCGGACGCGACCTACCACACCATGAACACTCTCCCCTGCACCTCCTCATCGTCTTCTTCCTCGGTGCCTATTTCTCACCCTTCAGCCCTTTCCGGCCACggtcaccaccaccatcatcaccatcaccaccaccaccaaccccacCAGGCGCTGGAGGGCGACCTGCTGGACCACATCACCCCAGGACTGGCTCTCGGGTCCATGGCAGGGCCAGACGGCTCCGCAACTGCGCACCCTGCTCACATGGCGGGCATGAACCACATGCACCAGGCAGCCCTCAATATGGCTCATGCCCACGGGCTACCATCCCACATGGGCTGCATGAGCGACGTGGACGCCGATCCCAGGGACTTAGAAGCCTTCGCTGAGAGGTTTAAACAGAGACGGATCAAACTCGGCGTGACCCAGGCGGATGTAGGGGGAGCCCTGGCCAACCTGAAGATTCCTGGCGTGGGCTCCCTCAGCCAGAGTACCATCTGCCGATTCGagtccctcaccctctcccacaACAACATGATAGCTTTGAAGCCGATTCTACAGGCATGGCTGGAAGAAGCCGAGAAATCACACAGGGAGAAACTCAACAAACCCGAGCTATATAACGGCGGAGAGAAGAAGCGGAAGCGCACGTCGATAGCAGCACCGGAAAAGCGATCACTGGAAGCTTACTTCGCCATTCAGCCGCGTCCTTCCTCAGAAAAAATTGCTGCTATAGCAGAGAAACTGGACCTCAAAAAGAACGTGGTGCGGGTCTGGTTTTGCAACCAACGGCAGAAACAGAAACGAATGAAATATTCTGCATGCGTCTGA